From one Comamonas piscis genomic stretch:
- a CDS encoding TonB-dependent hemoglobin/transferrin/lactoferrin family receptor — translation MASRTSSQAQRISARATSTFQPRYLAAAVAALVSAGALAQQAAPDQAVLLAQAESTMPQVTVQAKAEKAPGTITVISGEELEKANSMADISRYQPLVSAPGTASGTSRNRSSFDRSGTTGYNIRGIEGNRIGMDVDGIEMPDASTRPYVSRAGNNSFGIGRDFIDPEMFSSVGIQSGTTTARRAAGGIGGAVSFKTKSASDFLRNGNNSYFGGKLGFDSADHSWNESITAAGKSGSLDGLIAFSRRDGKETQNNSALGIKASLEDWHSNALLMKGGLQIDAENRLELSADLYRRSNQSQFYGWSTDNSSITQNNRQDSDTSRNTLQLSHLWTPTDAFVDQLDTRLFFQNTDTKDVTDTTTLASGAVTRNLSQNKTKAWGLSTTGDKRIDRHRLSFGFNAQTQSQERPWDVAGYMKPQPDTDTTRLGAFIQDDIGFDVGGKRLGVIPALRVDRVKVEPKHLGDFAEGALTEDAASKLYSNLSSTIWSPSLGVTYELTPKFIAYGQYKRSGRAPTAGEVFGSWNMDQSYAGSAQYALIGNSNLKQETSNAFELGVKGSPTDGVLFNASTFYTRYKDFIGYTRYTRASAPDKFSNVPAHIGTIYQAENRDEATIYGLEMSARLDHGQWAPAVKGLYSTWALGLAHGTSKSNYAGDKDVALDTVQPRKAVIGVGYDAPMRAWGVNMTGTFVAGKQAQATNRESYSNAGTEIADSSIEQFRVPGYALFDLSGYWQINKNARLNVGIYNLADKRYWDYASSRSLQPSVAKDQRDIQLLTNPGRTYAVSLNVNF, via the coding sequence ATGGCTTCTCGCACCTCTTCCCAGGCGCAGCGTATCTCTGCGCGCGCCACTTCCACTTTCCAACCCCGTTACCTGGCCGCCGCTGTCGCCGCGCTGGTATCCGCCGGCGCCCTGGCACAGCAGGCTGCCCCAGACCAGGCGGTGCTACTGGCACAGGCCGAATCGACGATGCCCCAAGTGACGGTGCAGGCCAAGGCAGAAAAGGCCCCCGGCACGATCACCGTGATCTCCGGCGAGGAGCTGGAAAAAGCCAACAGCATGGCCGACATCTCGCGCTACCAGCCTCTGGTGTCGGCCCCCGGCACGGCATCGGGCACCAGTCGCAACCGCAGCAGCTTTGACCGCTCGGGCACCACGGGCTACAACATTCGCGGTATCGAAGGCAATCGCATCGGCATGGATGTGGACGGCATTGAGATGCCTGACGCCAGCACCCGCCCCTACGTCAGCCGCGCCGGCAACAACAGCTTTGGCATTGGCCGTGACTTTATCGACCCCGAGATGTTCTCCTCGGTCGGTATCCAGTCGGGCACTACCACGGCCCGGCGCGCAGCCGGTGGCATTGGCGGCGCTGTCAGCTTCAAGACCAAGTCGGCCAGCGACTTTCTGCGCAATGGCAATAACAGCTACTTTGGTGGCAAGCTCGGCTTTGACTCTGCCGACCACTCCTGGAACGAAAGCATCACCGCAGCGGGCAAATCCGGCAGTCTGGATGGCCTGATCGCCTTCTCGCGCCGCGATGGCAAGGAGACCCAGAACAACAGCGCCCTGGGCATCAAGGCATCGCTGGAAGACTGGCATTCCAACGCACTGCTGATGAAAGGCGGCCTGCAGATCGATGCCGAGAACCGCCTGGAGCTGTCTGCCGACCTGTACCGCCGCAGCAACCAGAGCCAGTTCTATGGCTGGAGCACCGACAACAGTTCCATCACGCAAAACAATAGGCAGGACAGCGACACCAGCCGCAACACGCTGCAGCTGTCGCACCTGTGGACGCCCACCGACGCCTTTGTGGATCAACTGGACACGCGCCTGTTCTTCCAGAACACCGATACCAAGGACGTGACCGACACCACCACCTTGGCGAGCGGCGCCGTCACGCGCAACCTGTCGCAAAACAAGACCAAGGCCTGGGGCCTCTCGACCACCGGCGACAAGCGCATCGACCGCCACCGCTTGAGCTTTGGCTTCAATGCACAGACGCAGAGCCAGGAGCGCCCCTGGGACGTGGCTGGCTACATGAAGCCGCAGCCCGACACCGACACCACGCGCCTGGGCGCCTTCATCCAGGATGACATTGGTTTTGACGTCGGCGGCAAGCGCCTGGGCGTGATCCCGGCGCTGCGCGTTGACCGTGTCAAGGTGGAACCCAAGCACCTGGGCGATTTTGCCGAAGGTGCGTTGACCGAAGACGCCGCCTCCAAGCTGTACAGCAACCTCAGCAGCACCATCTGGAGCCCGAGCCTGGGTGTTACCTATGAGCTGACACCCAAGTTCATCGCCTACGGCCAGTACAAGCGCAGTGGCCGTGCACCGACGGCTGGCGAAGTGTTCGGCTCTTGGAACATGGACCAGAGCTACGCCGGTTCTGCCCAGTACGCGCTGATCGGCAACAGCAACCTCAAGCAAGAGACCAGCAACGCCTTTGAGCTGGGCGTCAAGGGATCGCCCACCGACGGCGTGCTGTTCAATGCATCGACCTTCTACACGCGCTACAAGGACTTCATCGGCTACACCCGCTACACCCGCGCCAGCGCGCCCGACAAGTTCAGCAACGTACCCGCACACATCGGCACCATCTACCAGGCCGAGAACCGCGACGAAGCGACCATCTACGGCCTGGAAATGAGCGCCCGTCTGGACCACGGCCAGTGGGCCCCCGCCGTCAAGGGCCTCTACTCGACCTGGGCGCTGGGCCTCGCCCATGGCACTTCCAAGTCCAATTATGCGGGTGACAAGGATGTGGCGCTGGATACCGTCCAGCCGCGCAAGGCCGTCATCGGCGTGGGCTATGACGCACCGATGCGCGCCTGGGGCGTCAACATGACTGGAACCTTTGTGGCCGGCAAGCAGGCGCAGGCCACCAACCGCGAGAGCTATTCCAATGCCGGCACTGAAATTGCCGACTCCAGCATCGAGCAGTTCCGCGTGCCCGGTTATGCGCTGTTCGATCTGTCGGGCTACTGGCAGATCAACAAGAATGCCCGCTTGAACGTCGGCATCTATAACCTGGCAGACAAGCGCTACTGGGATTACGCCAGCAGCCGCAGCCTGCAGCCATCCGTCGCCAAAGACCAGCGCGACATCCAACTGCTGACCAACCCCGGTCGCACCTACGCCGTTTCGTTGAACGTCAATTTCTAA
- a CDS encoding EF-hand domain-containing protein, whose amino-acid sequence MNRFSAAMTAVAAAALLTACASNDSKTAAPAAAAKTEAKGPATPVGGHGHNAFIGGYDANRDGVVTREEYDTLRKQRFVAADTNKDGWLSEAEYVAEFEGRLKAQYAAAGKKPDQQYEGSIKQAHVRFHILDTNKDGKLSIEEEIDIANKTFKNADRNGDGVVNAADMAGQ is encoded by the coding sequence ATGAACCGCTTTTCCGCCGCCATGACCGCAGTCGCAGCCGCCGCGCTGCTGACGGCCTGCGCCAGCAACGACAGCAAGACCGCAGCCCCCGCCGCTGCTGCCAAGACCGAAGCCAAGGGCCCCGCCACCCCCGTGGGCGGCCACGGCCACAATGCCTTTATCGGCGGCTATGACGCCAATCGCGACGGCGTTGTCACCCGCGAGGAATACGACACGCTGCGCAAACAGCGCTTTGTCGCCGCCGACACCAACAAGGATGGCTGGCTGAGCGAGGCCGAATACGTGGCCGAGTTTGAAGGGCGACTCAAGGCCCAATACGCCGCCGCAGGCAAGAAGCCCGACCAGCAGTACGAAGGCAGCATCAAGCAGGCCCATGTGCGCTTCCACATCCTCGACACCAACAAGGATGGCAAGCTGAGCATCGAAGAGGAAATCGACATCGCCAACAAGACCTTCAAGAACGCCGACCGCAACGGCGACGGCGTGGTCAATGCAGCCGACATGGCAGGCCAGTAA
- a CDS encoding DUF4198 domain-containing protein — MQARHLFAALAATFSLNVAQAHMPFLLPSVFDVQPKSTISVDAGFAEKLFLSEVQFGETPFSITTPSGTVLPFGDVHQFKTRTVAEQKLPDEKGSYRLSSGPRLGAIFRSWEVNGKTTVVRDPKAVMPEGGVMKVHYQSLSVSDAYVTAGAPTPIKPYGKGLEIVPSTHPSDVFAAEKFNFAVHFDGKPLADHKISIYRSPMDLQGQNSVDELSTDAQGDISWTPSKPGIYMALVRHRAPAPEGAAAPTYGYNYTLTFRVLAQ; from the coding sequence ATGCAAGCGCGCCATCTGTTTGCTGCGCTTGCCGCTACGTTCAGCCTGAACGTCGCCCAGGCCCACATGCCCTTTTTGCTGCCCAGCGTGTTTGATGTGCAGCCCAAGTCCACCATCAGTGTGGATGCGGGCTTTGCAGAAAAACTCTTCCTGTCCGAAGTGCAATTTGGCGAAACGCCGTTCAGCATCACCACGCCCTCGGGCACCGTGCTGCCGTTTGGCGATGTGCACCAGTTCAAGACCCGCACGGTGGCGGAGCAAAAGCTGCCCGACGAGAAAGGTAGCTACCGCCTCTCCAGCGGCCCGCGCCTGGGCGCCATCTTCCGCAGCTGGGAAGTGAATGGCAAAACCACCGTCGTGCGCGACCCCAAGGCCGTCATGCCCGAAGGTGGCGTGATGAAGGTGCACTACCAGTCGCTGTCGGTCTCCGATGCCTATGTCACTGCCGGTGCGCCCACCCCCATCAAGCCTTATGGCAAGGGGCTGGAGATCGTGCCCAGCACGCACCCCAGCGATGTGTTCGCCGCAGAGAAATTCAACTTTGCAGTGCACTTTGATGGCAAGCCGCTGGCAGACCACAAGATCAGCATCTACCGCTCGCCGATGGACCTGCAAGGCCAGAACAGCGTGGATGAGCTCAGCACCGACGCGCAGGGCGACATCAGCTGGACCCCGAGCAAACCGGGCATCTACATGGCCCTGGTACGCCATCGCGCCCCAGCCCCCGAAGGCGCTGCCGCGCCGACCTATGGCTACAACTACACGCTGACCTTCCGGGTACTGGCGCAGTAG
- a CDS encoding LysR family transcriptional regulator yields MDGFSDIAFFALLSKEGSMRSAAQQLGITGPAVSKRLAALEARLGARLMQRTTRRMSLTPEGERYLVEGARLLSELGSLERAIGGAAAVPQGLLRVNATFGFGRRHIAPALGTFAQRFPEVEVQLQLSDRPADLLEDRFDLVVRMGDMPDSRWTARVLARNRRVLCASPRYLQAMGVPSSPQDLTCHACLFIREGDEAFGTWHLRNGAQTETVKVRGPLSANDGESATAWAMAGHGILMRSAWEVGPLLRGGQLLPVLPEWRLPPADIYVQFHGGAHLPAKTKALVDHLVEVFAPQRPPGRADARW; encoded by the coding sequence ATGGATGGATTTTCTGACATCGCCTTTTTTGCGCTGCTCAGCAAAGAGGGCAGCATGCGCAGTGCGGCCCAGCAGCTGGGTATCACCGGTCCGGCCGTCAGCAAGCGCCTTGCGGCACTGGAAGCGCGGCTGGGTGCCCGGCTGATGCAAAGAACCACCCGCCGCATGAGCTTGACGCCTGAGGGCGAGCGCTACCTGGTGGAGGGTGCGCGCCTGCTCTCCGAACTCGGGTCGCTGGAACGCGCCATTGGCGGGGCTGCTGCCGTGCCGCAGGGCCTGTTGCGGGTCAATGCCACCTTCGGCTTTGGCCGTCGGCATATTGCGCCAGCGCTGGGGACATTCGCACAGCGCTTTCCTGAAGTGGAGGTGCAGCTGCAACTGAGCGACCGGCCTGCCGACCTGCTGGAGGACCGTTTTGACCTGGTGGTCCGGATGGGTGATATGCCGGATTCCCGCTGGACGGCGCGGGTGCTGGCTCGCAACCGCCGTGTGCTTTGTGCCTCGCCGCGCTATCTGCAGGCGATGGGCGTGCCATCCTCACCGCAAGATTTGACGTGCCACGCCTGCCTTTTCATCCGCGAGGGCGATGAGGCGTTTGGCACCTGGCATCTGCGCAATGGGGCGCAGACGGAAACCGTGAAGGTGCGGGGGCCGCTGAGTGCCAACGATGGGGAATCGGCCACGGCCTGGGCGATGGCGGGGCACGGCATCTTGATGCGCTCCGCGTGGGAGGTCGGCCCCCTGCTGCGCGGGGGCCAGCTTCTGCCGGTGCTGCCGGAATGGCGGCTGCCGCCCGCTGATATCTATGTGCAGTTCCATGGCGGGGCCCATCTGCCCGCCAAGACCAAGGCCCTGGTGGACCATCTGGTCGAGGTGTTCGCGCCGCAGCGCCCGCCGGGGAGGGCGGATGCCCGCTGGTGA
- the leuC gene encoding 3-isopropylmalate dehydratase large subunit, translating to MHRTLYRKLVDAHTVTQLDAQNVLLFCDLHLMNEYTSPQAFAGLDEQGRQVLVPGQNMAVVSHVIPTDPGAIRIIRDAAPALQASNLRKNCDQHGIPLFDTQDALQGIEHVVAPEHGMVRPGMVVICGDSHTTTYGALGALGFGIGTSEVEHVLATQTLVYRLAKDMRIQVDGLLPLGTTAKDLILMVIGHIGAQGARGHVIEFCGTAFDAMSIEARFTVCNMAVEAGARGALIAPDQKAADYVLARSADLIGPLQQVALQHWASLRSDAGAVFDVEHHFDASAVPPHVTWGTSPDQVAPIGGAVPDPETQAAGPLRRSTEQALRYTGLAAGTPLEGIAIQHVFIGSCTNARIEDLRAVAEVVRGRQVAQGVRAMVVPGSGAVKQQAEAEGIARLLLDAGFEWREPGCSMCLAMNGDILADGVRCASTTNRNFEGRQGRGAITHLMSPAMAAAAAITGTITDVRRLETPHA from the coding sequence ATGCACCGCACCCTTTACCGCAAGCTGGTCGACGCCCATACCGTCACCCAGCTCGACGCGCAGAACGTCCTGCTGTTCTGCGACCTGCACTTGATGAACGAGTACACCAGCCCCCAGGCCTTTGCCGGCCTGGACGAGCAAGGCCGCCAGGTGCTGGTGCCCGGCCAGAACATGGCCGTGGTCAGCCACGTTATTCCCACCGACCCGGGTGCTATCCGCATCATCCGCGATGCCGCGCCTGCCCTCCAGGCCAGCAACCTGCGCAAGAACTGCGACCAGCATGGCATCCCTCTGTTCGACACCCAGGATGCGCTGCAAGGCATCGAGCATGTGGTGGCGCCTGAGCACGGCATGGTCCGGCCTGGCATGGTGGTCATTTGCGGCGATTCGCACACGACCACCTACGGTGCGCTGGGCGCGCTGGGCTTTGGCATCGGCACCTCGGAGGTCGAGCATGTGCTGGCCACGCAGACCTTGGTGTACCGGCTGGCCAAGGACATGCGCATCCAGGTCGATGGCCTGCTGCCACTGGGCACCACCGCCAAGGACCTGATCCTCATGGTCATCGGCCATATCGGCGCCCAGGGTGCCCGGGGCCATGTCATCGAGTTCTGCGGCACGGCATTCGACGCCATGTCGATCGAAGCCCGCTTTACCGTGTGCAACATGGCCGTCGAGGCAGGCGCCCGTGGCGCCTTGATCGCGCCAGACCAGAAGGCCGCAGACTATGTGCTGGCGCGCTCTGCAGACTTGATCGGCCCCCTCCAGCAGGTCGCCTTGCAGCACTGGGCCAGCCTGCGCAGCGATGCAGGCGCGGTGTTTGATGTGGAGCACCATTTTGACGCCAGCGCCGTCCCCCCGCATGTGACCTGGGGCACCAGCCCGGACCAGGTGGCACCCATTGGTGGCGCGGTTCCCGATCCCGAGACGCAGGCCGCTGGGCCTCTGCGCCGCAGTACCGAGCAGGCACTGCGTTACACCGGGCTGGCCGCAGGCACGCCGCTGGAAGGCATCGCCATCCAGCATGTCTTCATCGGCTCCTGCACCAACGCCCGCATTGAAGACCTGCGGGCCGTGGCCGAGGTGGTGCGCGGGCGCCAGGTGGCCCAAGGGGTTCGTGCCATGGTGGTGCCGGGCTCCGGCGCGGTCAAACAACAGGCCGAAGCGGAAGGCATTGCCCGCCTGCTGCTGGATGCCGGCTTTGAATGGCGCGAGCCGGGCTGCTCCATGTGCCTGGCGATGAACGGCGACATCCTGGCCGACGGTGTGCGCTGCGCCTCCACCACCAACCGCAACTTTGAGGGACGCCAGGGACGCGGCGCCATCACCCACCTGATGAGCCCTGCGATGGCGGCCGCCGCCGCCATCACCGGCACCATTACCGACGTTCGACGTCTGGAGACCCCGCATGCGTGA
- the leuD gene encoding 3-isopropylmalate dehydratase small subunit, producing MREQHILSGKMAALAIENLDTDQIMPKQFLHGIDKAGLDKGLLYDLRFDAAGHPRPDFVLNRPERADVEILVAGANFGCGSSREHAVWGLQQYGIQAIIAPSFGEIFYSNAMNNQLLLVMLPEADIAQLMADADRLETAHVHIDLQALRVKSQSVDAAFSLSERHHRMQLERRDMIGLSLTYQADITHFAQRHWEAYPWLKDVALRTRQQLGATPRAQQPVRFGGKA from the coding sequence ATGCGTGAGCAACACATCCTGAGCGGCAAGATGGCCGCTCTGGCCATCGAGAACCTGGACACCGACCAGATCATGCCCAAGCAGTTTCTGCACGGCATCGACAAGGCCGGGCTGGACAAGGGCCTGCTGTACGACCTGCGCTTTGATGCCGCAGGCCACCCGCGCCCTGACTTTGTGTTGAACCGGCCCGAGCGCGCCGATGTGGAGATCCTGGTGGCCGGCGCCAATTTTGGCTGCGGTTCCAGCCGCGAGCATGCCGTCTGGGGCCTGCAGCAGTACGGCATCCAGGCGATCATCGCGCCCAGCTTTGGAGAAATCTTCTACTCGAACGCGATGAACAACCAGTTGCTGCTGGTCATGCTCCCCGAGGCAGACATCGCCCAACTCATGGCCGATGCCGACCGCCTGGAGACCGCGCATGTCCATATCGACCTGCAGGCGCTCCGGGTCAAGAGCCAGAGCGTGGATGCCGCCTTCAGCCTGTCGGAGCGCCACCACCGCATGCAGCTGGAACGCAGAGACATGATCGGCCTGTCGCTGACGTACCAGGCTGACATCACGCACTTTGCGCAGCGCCACTGGGAGGCCTATCCTTGGCTCAAAGACGTGGCCCTGCGCACCCGCCAACAATTGGGTGCGACGCCACGCGCCCAGCAACCGGTCCGCTTTGGAGGAAAAGCCTGA
- a CDS encoding alpha/beta fold hydrolase, with protein sequence MFERFDTRDVAVNGTVIRCRVGGSGPALLLLHGHPQSHVMWHRVAPTLAEKFSIVCADLRGYGDSARPGASLHHAAYSKRTMAQDMADLMTSLGHQQFRLAAHDRGARVAHRLLLDHPGRVQRAMLLDIAPTLAMYEQTTEAFAKAYWHWFFLIQPAPLPERLIDSDPAAYIRDVMGRRHAGLAAFAPDALQEYLRCIAIPGTATAICEDYRASAGIDLEHDRADRANRHQVTTSLRVLWGAEGAVGRCFPVLDLWREAATDVSGKALDCGHYIAEEQPAKLLEEMGKFFAI encoded by the coding sequence ATGTTCGAGCGTTTTGACACCCGCGATGTAGCCGTGAACGGCACCGTGATCCGTTGCCGCGTCGGGGGCAGCGGCCCCGCACTGCTGCTGCTGCACGGCCACCCGCAGAGCCATGTGATGTGGCACCGGGTAGCACCGACATTGGCCGAAAAATTCAGCATCGTCTGCGCCGACCTGCGCGGCTATGGCGACTCGGCCCGCCCCGGGGCCAGCCTGCACCATGCCGCCTACAGCAAACGCACGATGGCCCAGGACATGGCCGATCTGATGACCAGCCTGGGCCACCAGCAGTTCCGCCTCGCCGCCCATGACCGAGGCGCCCGTGTGGCCCACCGCCTGCTGCTGGACCACCCTGGCCGGGTGCAACGCGCCATGCTGCTCGATATCGCGCCGACCTTGGCCATGTACGAGCAGACCACGGAAGCCTTCGCCAAAGCCTACTGGCACTGGTTCTTCCTCATCCAGCCCGCACCGCTGCCAGAGCGGCTAATTGACTCTGACCCCGCCGCCTACATCCGCGATGTGATGGGACGCCGCCACGCGGGCCTGGCCGCCTTCGCGCCAGACGCCCTGCAAGAGTACCTGCGCTGCATCGCCATCCCAGGCACCGCCACCGCCATCTGCGAGGACTACCGCGCATCCGCCGGCATCGACCTGGAGCACGACCGTGCCGACAGGGCCAACCGCCACCAGGTGACGACCTCGCTGCGCGTGTTATGGGGCGCAGAAGGCGCCGTGGGGCGCTGCTTCCCGGTGCTGGACCTGTGGCGCGAGGCGGCTACTGACGTCAGCGGCAAGGCGCTCGACTGCGGCCACTACATTGCCGAAGAACAGCCGGCCAAGCTGCTGGAGGAGATGGGGAAGTTTTTTGCCATCTGA